TTTGGCCTTGGGAGGACTTTGTCTTAACCTCTTATGATGATTGCTTGCTTATCCTCAATTCTactctccacaccccctccttTACTTATCCATTATGGCCCCTCGATTTGCATTTCCAGTCCTGCATGTTGATACCAGCCACTTCAAGTACAGATTCATCATTGTTGAATGAGAATTCTGAAGTAATGCattggagtacctgttgtggctcagtgagttaagaatctgaccagtcaCCAttaggatgtgagttcaatccctagccttgcccactggtttaaggatctggctttgccacaagctgaggaTATGGATCCTGAgttggcataggcctcagctgcagctctgatttgacccctagcccaagatcttctatatgctgcaggtgcagctatatatataaaaaaagaaacaccacctTTTATCAACACTAACACTTGTTAATTCCtatcaaatgtatttatttgacaGTCCTTACTGAGCACCATTGGTGTGCCAGGCTGTTGTAAGTATCTGCAACATAGCagtgaaggggggggggggaaagacaAGAATCTCTACCCTCATAGAGCTTAAATTCTAGATCTCAGAGTTTAACAGATCATATCATAGGTCCAAATAGAAAATACACTGAGGGGTGAGTTATTTATTTGGTTATTAGTGAGGTTGAACTTTCTTCCATATGTTTAATACATTTGCAGATAAGCTATGAAAATGTATCACTGGAGATAGGAAAACGGCAAGCCCAGAATATTAGAACTGATCAGGTGCTAATAAGTCTTTGGGTCTAGTTTCCTAATTTTAAAGGTGAATATATTGAGGTGGAAACACAAGAATCTAGATGGTGATGAAACCTGACTGAAAGGGAACAAAATTTCAAGTCTGGTGCCAGGAGATATTGTTGGATTACAAATCGGGGGAGTGGGAATGGAATAATAGAATTGCCAGTCTCTAGGTATGGGATGCTGACCAACTTCAGGTAATGAAGAATATGTTCGGACTAGtggatgtatttttttgtttgtttgtttttttggccatgcccatgatgtgcagaatttcccaggccagtgatggaaTCTGTACCACAGGAGCgtcctgagccacagaagtgacaactctagatccttaaccagctgagccacctgggaattcCTGGATgtctttataaatgtttattttcatattttcttcaccATAAAGAAATTGGACGTTGTGCCTAGTCTTTGGATGGTGGTGTTTGCCCAGGCACTGCAGGcaggaaaggcaaatataaatacatagatattTATCATGGTAAAGAAGAGTCCAAGCCTACTCCAGGGCTGGCATCTATTGGAATCAACTTATCACCAAGGATTGTTCTCAAGAGATGTTACCACTTTGAAGAACAATAATGGGCTTCCAAAAGGGGAGCCTGCCTCCCatttaattcctttaattttGAGGCTTGAGTATGAAACCAGGCTTGGGCCTGCAAACTGGGGAAAAAATTCATTGTGGGAGCCAATTCTGACTTCTGCTGATCTGTTCTTGATATTTTTGGTTATCTAAAGCAACCAAATAaactaatgtcctttttttcagatccGTGGAAAGATTCCACTAACTGAGagttgttttcacatttttgtgttatttttactttgtgaaaaaattattatagttgatttacaatgttatgtcactATGTGCTGTAtggtaaagtgacccagtcttgtATATCAATACATTATGttcctcatgttatcttccatcatcttccatcacaacGGATTGgttagagttcccagtgctatacagtaggacttcactgcttacccattctaaatttaaaagtttgcatctagcaaccccaaacttccagtccctcccactgcctccccctccccctttgcaaccacaagtctgttctcaacctctgtgaatctatttctgttttatagagaggttcatttgtgtcatattttagattccacatataagggatatacggtatttatctttctctttctgatttaccacacttaatatgagaatccctagttgcatctatgttgctgcacatggccttatttgttctcttttatggctgagtagtataagCATTGCTCTGGAGGTCAGCTCATCTATGACCTGCTGTCACCACCACAGATCCCTGTGGATCCTGGAACCCAGGTGCCATTCTGGACTTGTTGCCTTGCCTCTCACTCTTAATGCTGCCATTTGAGTCTAGAAGTCAAGTTACTTGTAAACATAAATTAAAACTTATGCTTCAGTGTGGAGGTTGGCTGAGCAGCCCATACTCAAAAACACAAGACTTACAAAGTTGGAACAACAGTGGAAGTTTGGGATGTACATTGACAAAGACTGCCTTTACATTCCCCTAAATGTGATTAAACTTTAAACACATTACTATCTGATTTCTGCTCCTGACCTCTCTTTTCGTAGAGCACTgatgtgaggatttttttttccttttcagccacgcctgtagcatacggaaattccccagccaggggtcgaacccacaccacaacagtgacctgagccacaacagtgacaatgctggatcattaacccactgtagcTTAAGGAATCTCCATGTTAGAAAACTTTCAAActctttctttgctcattttaaatgtgaataaatcttctcagagccttttgtcctttttacaaaccagaaatgattttcttaaagttatccCTTTGAAATATAATCATCAAGTGATACACCTATCTCCTAGCTTCTGTGGATGGTATGAGCCTGAATTCAATAGGCAGCAATTAGTAATCACAGACAGACTAATCATATCAACCAACCTCCCTCCCCTAATATCTCCCGGTGCTTTTCCATTAGCTAGCCTCAGCTTTAAAAATCCTCCCATTTTTGGAGCttccattgtggttcatcaggttaaggacttgatgttaTCCTcagtgaggatacaggttccatccttgccctccctcagtgggttaaggacctggtgttgccgcaagttctggcagaggctgcagctgcagcttctaattcacccctagcctggggcacTTCCCTATGCCCCAGAACGTTTatgcagatggaaaaaaataaaaaaatcatctcaCCTTTTGATTCAGTGGAGATGAGTTCAATATCTCTCCATTGTTGCAATAGTCTTGACTCCAACTGCTAGAGTTTTGGATAAAGTATTCATACCTCTTGGGCTATGATGCAGTTTTTCTTTTGTACAATCAATAACTTTCTAGATTTCATAACAGATTCCTACCAAACATTGTCTTGGCAATGACATTGCCTATTTTCTGGCCTTTTAAAGTCAACACTATCACATCTCACACAAGACCAGACTGGAAGAGGAGCAAAACTTATTTTCGTTATGCATCCGTTTAACCTGGAAAAGAATAGCTGAGGCAGCTTGTGCAAAGATTGTCTCCATGATACTAAACATGTGTGAGATCACTCAGAAAGCAATAATattcaaagaggaagagaggactGACCTGATGGAGAGAACACCAGGAGAATTTAGATGGGAGGCCAAGGAAAGCATCTTTAAGGGCTGATGTTGAAGTAAAAAGTTGAgttggaaaggggaagaaaattcTAGACAGAGAGAAATAAGTGTGCTTGTCTGGGGGCAGGAAAGAACATGGTCTGTTTGAAGAACTCCAAGAAAACCCATATATCTAGGCAAGTGGGTTCTCAAGTTTATTGTGTGGTGGAATCACCTGGTAACACTTCCTAAAACACAAGTATTTGGGTTCTCGCTATagcagttctgattcagcaggtGAGACCTGAACATGCGCACTTATGAATTCCTGGGGGGGGGTAATGATGATGGTACTAGTCCCTGGACTTGTGAAGGAGTTGGAAAGGGATAGCAGGGACTAGATAATGAACGGTCTTACTGACCTTGGCAAGTTTACTCTAGGAGTTTCAGAAAACAATTGGAAAATTTGTTGTGTGTTTGTTTGGATGTATCCATAGCATATGTAAGTAACTGGGCCAGGAaaagaatccaagccacagctgtgacctacgctacctgatccactgggccaggccagggattgaaccgtcaCCTCTACAAAAAcccgagttgctgcagttggatccttaacccactggaccacagtgggaactcctgattggaaGATTTCaagcaaagagatgcaagattTGGTTCCACTTAAAAAGTTAATCTGGtgtaaatggaaagaaactgaACATTGAGAAGCCATTTAGGACCCTCTTGTAAGAGCAAAATGTCTGTatgaaaggttttcttttttctttctttcttttctttttttttttggctgcacctgcagtatgctAAGgttatcaggccagggatcaaatacatgccacagcagtgctctgggccatggcagtgacaacatcagatccctagccctctgagcaaccagggaacttctgaaCCGGTTTTGAAGTGTGGGGAAAGCAAATCATCTGAGCCATCACTGTTCAGATAATTTAATAGTTTTGAGACAgggaaaataggaataaaagaTCCGAAATGACAAAACGTGGGGTCCCTGAATGACCTGGGAAAGAATAGGTCTTTCAGCTGAAAATTTGAACAGCTATATGCTAGTGAATGCttagttctgttttgtttccttcctcacatattttattttttgaagtatagttgacttagagtattgtatcaatttctgctgcacagcacagtgacccactcatacatatacatacattccctttcttatgttattttctatcatggtctatccccaaAGTATGCCAGGAAGTTTTGACAGTGGAAGCAAGAGAGGTATGTAGTTATGTCGGCAAGCATGAAGGTAAAGCACATTCCACAAACTGGTGTCATCAGTACATCTCTTTGTTCCAATGAACAAGCCTCAGAATGGTCCTCAGAGTATTCCTCAGTTCATAAGAAACCTCCTCTTCCCAGAAGGGCAGACGTATCCTCAATGTTAAACACTGAGATCGCCCCCACTTTCAATGTCTTTAAAAATCGAATGAACAGAAGGATTAGAGGACTCTGGTCAGATTAGTGACAAAATCAGGGACGGGGAGGTGTGAAGGGCTTAGGATTTGACTATTGGCTCTAGAAGTTAGAGGAGGAGAAAATTCAGGAGGATGACAGAAGTCAAATAcattgttactcttttttttttcttgcttttttttaaatcgtTATTTACCCAagacaatatttattttctactgtatggcttgttgaccaagttacacatacatgtatacattcttttttctcgcattatcatgctccgtcataagtaagtagacatagttctcagtgctacacagcagaatctcattgctaatccattccaaaagcaatagttagcatccactaaccccaagctcccaatccattccactgtTATTCTTAAATCATATTTTAGTTCTACTCTGaagtttaacttaaaaatttaCTAGGGCTCCTCTAAgccttcttttatttacttatttttttggctagAGTACATTGGCTTCATATGGGATTTCAGTTCTCAGATGAGGGATTGAAATTGGAGCTCAGGAAAACATTGTGTAAACAGAAAGCAGAGGGACAAATAGGTACATATACAGTGGGTGACTGCAGATTCAGAATTTCTTGTTGCGTATGTTTGATTTTACTgccttttccagtctttttttcctttttagggcctcatgtgaagcatatgcaagttcccaggataggagtcaaattgtggcctgtgccacagccacagtaacactagatccgaggtgagtctgtgacctacacctgagctcctggcaaggctggatccttaacccactgaatggggccagggattgaaactgcatcctcgtgggtactagtcaggtatgttcccactgagccatagtgggaattcctgcCTTTTCCAGTCTTATGAACCCCCCAAATCACTCATGTGTTCAGATTAGCCTACTCTGCTGATAATCCTCCACAGGGCGTGCTTGATGTCCCTGTTCCTTAGGCTGTAGATGAAGGGATTCAACATAGGTGTGAACACTGTGTACATCATGGAGACCACTGCACCTTTCCTGGAGGAAGATGAGACAGCTGAGCTGAGGTACACCCCAAGGCCTGTTCCATACAACAAGCAAACAACGGacaggtgggagccacaggtggagaaggctttaTACCTGCCTCCTGATGATGAGATTCTGAGAATGGAGGAAAGAATTTGAGAATAAGAGTAAAGGATCCCTGAGAATGGAATTCCAGCCAAGATTGTACCAATGAGATACATTAATATAATATTGATGGAGGTGTCAGAACAGGCAAGACTGAGGAGCTGAGAAAGTTCACAAAAGAAATGAGGGATTTCCACATCTGCACAGAAGGTGAGCTGTGACATCATCAGGTAGTGCAACTGGGAGGCCAAAAGACTGATGGAAAATGATAGCAGGACTAAGAAGCCACAGAGGCGGGGGTTCATGATGACCAGGTAGTATAGGGGGTGACAAATGGCCACCAACCGGTCATAGGCCATGACTGTCAGAAGCAGACTCTCCAAAcaggcaaaaagaggaaaaagcatCACTTGTGTTAGGCAGCCTGCATAGGTGATGGATTTGCTGTGTGTCTGGAGGTTCACTAGCATCTTGGGGACAGTGGTGGTGCTGATACTGATGTCAGCCAAggacagattggaaaggaagaagtacatgggtgtgtggaggtgggaatcagagctgacagccaggatgatgagcaggttcccaagCAGGGTCACCAGGTACATGGACAGGAGGAGCCCAAAGAGAAGGGGTCGTAGGTCTGGATCATCTGAGAGGCTCAGGAGGAAGAATTCTGAGGAATGTGTATGATTCTGTGGTTCCATATTGAGGGGGCaccttttgaaaaagaagaaagggttgAATAAACCAAACAATGTCGGGGCACCCAGATAAGTATCCATACTTTGGAATTTAGCAATTCATGAATACATTTTTCATGCTTGAAGACCATACACCACAGTGCCTTCAGCAGTATCTCTCAATAGTTAGCTCTTCTTCGTTGATGACAAGAACATAAACTTTTTTCGTTATACGGTTAACTCGAGGCATGAGGACAAAGAATATTAGAGAAATAAGAACATTCCAAGATGACAAATCCATGCACACAGTAAAATATCTGTCCCCATCTTTTGCATGAgtaatatagaataaaaatattcttctctttttaaaaatatttttcttccttaattttttatgaagaaaatttcattgtcatttattCAAGTCACTTTCTTAGTTTCATGAACATAAAAGCCTGGTTTCTATTGATGattaccgttttttttttttttttgattctcatTGTTactccattccaaaagcaatagtttgcattctgttaaccctaagctcccaatccctcccactccctcccctccccctgggcaaccataagtctattctccaagtccatgattttattttctgtggaaaggttcctttgtgctatatattagagtccagatatgagtgatatcataaggtattggtctttctctttcagactgatttcactcaggatgagagactctagttccatccatgttgctgcaaatggcattattttgttcttttttatggctgaatagtattccattgtgtatatataccacatcttccttatccaatcatctgtcgatggacatgtgggttgttcccgtgtcttggctcttgtgaatagagctgcaatgaccatgcgggtgcatgcgtcttttttaaggaacgttttgtccggatatatgcccaagagtgggattgctggatcatatggtagttctacgtatagatttctaaggtacctccatactattttccaaaaaatatgcaacctaggatactctatccagcaagaatatcatttaaaatagacggggaaataaaaaatttctccaacaaacaaaagctaaaagagtatagcaatacaaaacccattctaaaagaaatactgaaagggctactttaaattcaaaaaaaaaaaaaaagagga
This is a stretch of genomic DNA from Phacochoerus africanus isolate WHEZ1 unplaced genomic scaffold, ROS_Pafr_v1 Scaffold_18, whole genome shotgun sequence. It encodes these proteins:
- the LOC125119227 gene encoding olfactory receptor 18-like, which encodes MEPQNHTHSSEFFLLSLSDDPDLRPLLFGLLLSMYLVTLLGNLLIILAVSSDSHLHTPMYFFLSNLSLADISISTTTVPKMLVNLQTHSKSITYAGCLTQVMLFPLFACLESLLLTVMAYDRLVAICHPLYYLVIMNPRLCGFLVLLSFSISLLASQLHYLMMSQLTFCADVEIPHFFCELSQLLSLACSDTSINIILMYLIGTILAGIPFSGILYSYSQILSSILRISSSGGRYKAFSTCGSHLSVVCLLYGTGLGVYLSSAVSSSSRKGAVVSMMYTVFTPMLNPFIYSLRNRDIKHALWRIISRVG